A window of the Candidatus Lokiarchaeota archaeon genome harbors these coding sequences:
- a CDS encoding methylmalonyl-CoA mutase, producing MICLEDEKINQQYKKWRDSVVKKTIERFPERKQDFSTVSGIPTNRLYTPMDTKNTEYLEDLGFPGQFPYTRGVYTTMYRGRLWTMRQYSGFGTAQETNERFKFLLEQGQTGLSVAFDLPTQVGYDSDYPLAKGEVGKVGVAIDSLADMEILFDGIPLDEVSTSMTINAPAAVLLAMYVALAEKQGVPAKELRGTIQNDILKEYVARGTYIFPPEPSMRLITDVFEYCSENMPLWNTISISGYHIREAGSTAVQEVAFTLANGIAYVEAALDAGLDVDGFASRLSFFFGSHSHFFEEIAKFRAARRLWARIMKKRFDAEDDKSCRLRFHTQTAGCTLTAQQPDNNVVRVTLQALQGVLGGTQSLHTNSRDEALSLPTEKSVQIALRTQQILAHETGVADTIDPLAGSYYVESLTNSIEEKAREYLQQIDDLGGSPSAIERGFIQREISESAYKHQKEVDEGKRIVVGVNEFTTTEEREFEYLRVDPETERAQIERLNKLRKTRDDNTVKVALDALREAARSDANLMPPILEAVRVYATLGEICSVLRDEFGEYQSPDTLR from the coding sequence GTGATATGCTTGGAGGATGAGAAAATAAACCAGCAATACAAGAAATGGCGAGACAGTGTGGTCAAGAAAACAATCGAGAGGTTTCCTGAGAGAAAACAGGATTTTTCCACAGTTTCAGGAATTCCTACGAATCGATTGTATACTCCAATGGATACGAAAAATACAGAATACTTGGAGGATTTGGGCTTTCCTGGTCAGTTTCCGTACACCCGTGGTGTCTATACTACTATGTACAGGGGTCGCCTCTGGACTATGCGACAGTACAGTGGCTTTGGAACCGCACAGGAGACCAATGAACGCTTCAAATTCTTGCTTGAACAGGGGCAAACTGGCCTTTCTGTGGCTTTTGATTTGCCAACACAAGTTGGATATGATTCGGATTACCCCCTAGCGAAAGGGGAAGTTGGCAAAGTTGGCGTTGCCATCGATTCTTTGGCTGATATGGAGATTCTATTCGATGGTATTCCCTTGGATGAAGTCAGCACCTCGATGACAATCAACGCTCCTGCAGCTGTACTCTTGGCTATGTATGTAGCTCTGGCAGAGAAGCAAGGTGTTCCGGCTAAGGAGCTTCGAGGCACGATTCAGAACGATATTCTCAAGGAATATGTTGCGAGAGGAACCTACATTTTCCCTCCAGAACCCTCTATGAGACTAATAACTGATGTTTTCGAATACTGCTCGGAGAACATGCCCTTATGGAACACTATATCCATATCCGGCTATCATATTCGTGAGGCTGGTTCGACAGCTGTTCAAGAGGTGGCTTTCACACTGGCCAACGGCATTGCCTATGTAGAAGCTGCTTTGGATGCTGGTCTTGATGTAGATGGATTTGCCTCCCGTCTATCATTTTTCTTCGGATCACATAGTCACTTCTTTGAAGAGATTGCGAAATTCCGAGCCGCTCGACGCTTATGGGCGCGTATAATGAAGAAGAGATTCGATGCTGAGGATGACAAATCTTGCAGGCTTAGATTTCATACTCAGACCGCGGGGTGCACCCTTACAGCACAACAACCTGACAACAATGTTGTACGAGTGACTCTACAGGCATTGCAAGGAGTTCTGGGAGGAACACAGTCTCTACATACAAATTCACGAGATGAAGCTTTGTCATTGCCAACTGAGAAATCTGTTCAGATTGCGCTGAGAACCCAACAGATCCTCGCACATGAGACAGGTGTTGCAGACACCATAGATCCGCTGGCTGGCTCCTACTATGTAGAATCTCTGACAAACAGCATCGAAGAAAAGGCTAGAGAGTATCTACAGCAGATTGATGATCTTGGAGGATCGCCATCAGCAATCGAGAGAGGCTTCATTCAAAGGGAAATAAGTGAAAGTGCATATAAACATCAAAAAGAGGTCGATGAGGGTAAGCGTATCGTTGTTGGCGTAAATGAATTTACTACAACGGAAGAACGAGAATTCGAATATCTACGAGTCGACCCAGAAACCGAAAGAGCGCAGATAGAACGATTGAACAAGCTTCGTAAAACCCGCGATGACAATACCGTTAAAGTAGCTCTCGATGCTTTGCGGGAAGCAGCTAGAAGTGATGCTAATTTGATGCCACCAATTCTGGAAGCAGTTAGAGTGTATGCAACCCTTGGAGAGATTTGCTCGGTTCTTCGAGATGAATTTGGAGAATACCAAAGCCCTGATACATTGAGGTAG
- the meaB gene encoding methylmalonyl Co-A mutase-associated GTPase MeaB, translated as MVEGVLNGEKRALARLITFIENEEPIALDALSQLYRHTGEAHVVGVTGPPGSGKSTLVNKLTTAYRERDKTIGIICVDPSSPFSGGALLGDRIRMQKHTLDEKVFVRSMGTRGHLGGLSRATSDAVRALDAFGKDIIIVETVGAGQSEVEVIEIAHTVVVTDVPGSGDDIQAIKAGIMEIADIFVVNKSDLPGADKKVLELNAMLDIAPEDDGWRPPVLQTNSRTGEGVETLVEKIEEHMRYLKASGLLDERGLERSREELEDIMEYKLTQELLGKLRGSTDYEEAINKIAKRHEDPYTVAERLIVKFLAEQEE; from the coding sequence TTGGTTGAAGGCGTCCTGAACGGGGAGAAACGAGCATTAGCACGTTTAATCACCTTTATTGAAAATGAAGAACCAATTGCTCTTGATGCTCTTAGTCAGCTGTATAGACATACCGGTGAGGCTCATGTTGTTGGCGTAACAGGTCCTCCAGGTTCTGGCAAATCCACTCTTGTCAACAAATTGACAACTGCCTATCGTGAAAGAGACAAAACGATTGGTATAATCTGTGTAGATCCCTCAAGTCCGTTTTCTGGTGGTGCACTTCTCGGTGATAGGATACGGATGCAGAAACATACCCTCGATGAGAAGGTTTTCGTCCGTAGCATGGGTACTCGGGGTCATCTGGGAGGACTATCCCGGGCGACATCTGACGCTGTTCGTGCATTAGATGCATTCGGAAAAGACATAATCATCGTTGAGACTGTAGGTGCTGGCCAGTCAGAAGTTGAAGTCATCGAGATTGCGCATACAGTAGTTGTAACGGATGTTCCTGGGAGCGGGGACGACATTCAAGCAATAAAAGCCGGAATCATGGAAATTGCTGACATCTTTGTCGTCAACAAGTCCGACCTTCCAGGGGCAGATAAGAAAGTCCTCGAACTCAATGCTATGCTCGATATTGCGCCTGAGGATGACGGATGGAGGCCACCAGTTCTCCAAACAAACTCGCGAACTGGTGAAGGTGTTGAGACGCTTGTTGAGAAAATTGAGGAGCATATGCGTTATCTCAAGGCTAGTGGTCTTCTTGATGAGAGGGGACTTGAACGGAGCCGTGAGGAGCTTGAAGACATTATGGAGTATAAGCTAACGCAAGAACTGCTCGGAAAGCTCCGTGGAAGTACAGACTACGAAGAAGCCATCAATAAGATTGCCAAACGCCATGAAGATCCCTATACTGTTGCTGAAAGACTGATTGTGAAATTCCTTGCGGAACAAGAAGAGTAG
- a CDS encoding methylmalonyl-CoA mutase has protein sequence MNSRKIRVLIAKPGLDGHDRGAKVVARALRDAGMEVIYTGLRQTPEMIVESALQEDVDCIGLSILSGAHNALFPRVTELLREKGADDILVIGGGIIPEDDIPGLKEAGIAEVFGPGTPLGEIVEYIRSRV, from the coding sequence TTGAATTCACGAAAAATACGCGTGCTCATAGCGAAGCCAGGCCTAGACGGTCATGACCGGGGAGCCAAAGTAGTTGCAAGAGCCTTGCGGGATGCTGGCATGGAGGTCATATATACAGGCCTGCGTCAAACACCCGAAATGATTGTTGAATCCGCTCTGCAGGAAGACGTTGACTGCATAGGACTAAGCATTCTGAGTGGGGCTCACAATGCGCTTTTCCCAAGAGTTACTGAGCTTCTACGAGAGAAAGGTGCAGATGATATATTGGTCATTGGTGGAGGTATTATTCCCGAAGATGACATACCTGGATTGAAGGAAGCGGGAATTGCCGAGGTATTTGGGCCAGGTACTCCATTGGGTGAAATCGTCGAGTATATCCGGTCACGTGTATAG
- a CDS encoding amidohydrolase family protein — protein MPLFADLCLMNANVITVVQDNPVAEAIAIKQNRIVAVGSNEEIGGLVEKGTKTRDVQGYSVIPGLIDSHMHPGMYGIAKTGIDCDTSSMSELLESVKRRAHETPSGKWVLGSGLDDIKLGRYPSLKELDEASPDNPVYIERRDAHIGIVNSLALQRADIDDNTPDPPHGKIDRDENGKPTGVLRESAKDLVYEKTPEPTVEDYKKGLKLVMEEFLTLGITTIHASMTCTKQFRAFQELRQEGRLPLRVCMHMSGDDEGILESLIATGIQTPFGDDWLKITEIEWIFDTSTSGRTAAYYEPYIDEPDNTGILLYDQDDITERVKKAHDAGLRVGLDGIGDRGIDRALDAIEAALEEHPRDDHRHRIEHCCYATPAIQSRLKELGVIDASATGFLHDLGDAYQANRGKDAMQWMWPHRSLIDKGIPAPGHSDCPICSPNPWLGIYGMVTRKTSSGQVLHREEGVTPLEGIEAYTRLGAYSAWEETEKGTIEEGRLADVVVIDRNPLEVPIDELRNTKTLLTIVDGKIAYDRLQEH, from the coding sequence ATGCCCCTTTTCGCCGACCTTTGCCTTATGAATGCCAATGTAATCACCGTTGTCCAGGATAATCCTGTTGCAGAAGCCATTGCCATCAAGCAAAACAGGATAGTAGCAGTAGGCTCAAATGAAGAAATTGGAGGACTCGTTGAGAAAGGCACCAAGACTCGAGATGTTCAAGGGTATAGTGTTATTCCGGGGTTGATCGATTCACATATGCACCCGGGCATGTATGGTATTGCCAAAACGGGAATCGATTGTGATACGTCATCTATGTCCGAGTTGCTTGAAAGTGTGAAGAGAAGGGCTCATGAAACACCTTCAGGCAAATGGGTCCTCGGTTCTGGCCTTGATGATATTAAACTCGGTCGATATCCATCATTGAAGGAACTTGATGAAGCTTCGCCAGACAATCCAGTCTACATCGAGCGGCGGGATGCTCACATAGGCATAGTCAACAGTTTGGCGCTCCAACGTGCAGATATCGATGATAACACCCCAGACCCCCCACATGGAAAAATCGACAGAGACGAAAATGGTAAGCCTACGGGCGTTCTGAGAGAATCAGCAAAGGACCTAGTCTACGAGAAGACTCCTGAGCCGACTGTGGAGGATTACAAGAAGGGACTAAAGCTGGTGATGGAAGAGTTCCTGACTCTGGGCATCACCACTATACATGCTTCTATGACTTGTACCAAGCAATTCAGAGCGTTCCAAGAATTGCGTCAAGAAGGGCGGCTCCCATTACGGGTTTGCATGCATATGTCGGGAGACGATGAAGGAATCCTTGAATCTCTTATTGCAACTGGAATCCAAACGCCTTTTGGTGATGACTGGCTGAAGATTACAGAAATCGAATGGATTTTCGACACAAGCACGAGTGGACGTACTGCAGCATATTATGAGCCATATATTGATGAACCGGATAACACCGGTATTTTGCTCTACGATCAGGATGACATAACAGAGAGAGTGAAAAAAGCACATGATGCAGGGTTGAGAGTGGGGCTTGACGGAATCGGTGACAGGGGAATAGATAGGGCACTAGATGCAATTGAAGCAGCGTTAGAAGAGCACCCGCGAGATGACCACCGCCATAGGATAGAGCATTGCTGCTACGCTACACCTGCAATTCAATCTAGACTAAAAGAGCTTGGAGTTATCGATGCTTCAGCAACTGGTTTTCTTCATGACTTGGGTGATGCCTATCAAGCCAATAGAGGAAAGGATGCAATGCAGTGGATGTGGCCCCATCGATCGCTCATAGATAAGGGGATTCCTGCCCCAGGTCATAGTGATTGCCCGATATGTTCACCTAATCCGTGGCTAGGAATCTACGGAATGGTCACTCGCAAAACCAGCAGTGGACAAGTCCTGCACCGTGAAGAGGGCGTTACTCCACTAGAGGGAATTGAGGCATACACAAGACTCGGGGCCTATTCAGCATGGGAAGAAACTGAAAAGGGAACGATTGAAGAGGGCAGACTTGCAGACGTTGTTGTTATTGACAGGAACCCATTGGAAGTCCCAATAGACGAACTGAGAAATACAAAGACACTTCTTACAATCGTAGATGGCAAGATTGCATACGATAGACTCCAAGAACACTAG
- a CDS encoding tetratricopeptide repeat protein, with product MAAEREDFTEYDYYSEAKVLEEKGEDEKALEAYQKAVELDPEYAEAWFYKAKLHHKLGQKKEAIECAKKALEIEPDWEDHVQEFLPDLSA from the coding sequence ATGGCCGCAGAACGTGAAGATTTCACAGAATACGACTACTATTCAGAAGCGAAAGTGTTAGAAGAAAAAGGTGAAGATGAGAAGGCACTTGAGGCGTATCAGAAGGCTGTCGAGTTGGACCCTGAATACGCTGAAGCATGGTTCTACAAAGCCAAACTGCATCACAAGCTAGGGCAAAAAAAAGAAGCAATCGAATGTGCAAAGAAAGCACTAGAAATAGAGCCAGATTGGGAAGATCACGTCCAAGAATTTCTGCCTGATCTGAGTGCGTAG
- a CDS encoding HAD-IA family hydrolase — protein METELRLSEFRLDRYNAILFDLDSTILDTGAYAIDASKWILRQSTRNWCGILEDFIDVLVERYHNEISTIAGGGKFKRPIDCVRDALTTSLKEFNIEPVDEILQDGLAMFRKLHVEYASPTDGLTAILDSLKTKGIKLGVITNSFQGNAKKILSKLNLDHYFSLIADSSDYNAFKPMPEPFEFALAKLSVNKENTLYIGDEFYADVVGAIRAGLAVVWINNRDDALEQNQRKYGVEPTFVISSFSELKEIM, from the coding sequence TTGGAGACTGAGCTGCGTTTGTCGGAATTCAGACTTGATAGATACAATGCCATATTGTTCGACCTCGATTCAACCATACTCGATACAGGGGCATATGCAATTGATGCAAGCAAGTGGATTCTGCGTCAATCAACCCGCAATTGGTGTGGAATCCTTGAGGATTTCATAGATGTATTAGTCGAAAGGTACCATAATGAGATATCCACCATAGCAGGTGGTGGGAAATTCAAACGTCCTATCGATTGTGTACGAGATGCACTAACTACCTCTCTCAAGGAATTCAACATCGAACCGGTAGATGAGATCCTACAAGACGGTCTTGCTATGTTCAGAAAACTCCATGTTGAGTATGCCAGTCCAACAGATGGGCTTACGGCAATTCTTGATTCTTTGAAGACCAAAGGTATCAAGCTGGGTGTTATCACGAATTCGTTTCAGGGGAATGCAAAGAAGATTCTCTCCAAGTTGAACCTCGACCACTATTTCTCTCTTATTGCTGATAGCAGCGACTATAACGCTTTCAAACCCATGCCTGAGCCATTCGAATTTGCTCTAGCGAAGTTGAGCGTAAACAAAGAAAATACGCTCTACATAGGGGACGAGTTTTATGCAGATGTCGTTGGCGCGATCCGAGCTGGACTTGCCGTTGTTTGGATAAACAATAGAGATGATGCTTTGGAACAGAATCAGAGAAAATACGGTGTGGAGCCAACCTTTGTTATCAGCTCATTCAGCGAACTGAAGGAGATAATGTAA
- a CDS encoding DUF998 domain-containing protein, whose translation MSIINRVKESDLPNKIGFIAPIISLSCIGLAILLSPGFTWIGNALSDLGHYTRTDLGPYQLYAAVIFNVGLTLTGLLMLYFTLYLLRRITEPAMKIALSIFVISCIFLTAIGIFSENFSPTHYIVSVGFFLTFPFAMWALGLGWLRFPKKRLFAVISLLLPFVSLYMWSQPWDGVAIPEIVTALSAIIWIWIIDWLHVSGSLSEFDKKS comes from the coding sequence ATGTCAATCATCAATCGCGTAAAGGAATCAGACCTTCCAAACAAGATTGGTTTCATAGCACCCATTATTTCTCTCTCATGCATTGGATTAGCGATTCTACTGTCTCCAGGTTTTACGTGGATAGGCAACGCGCTGAGCGATTTGGGCCATTATACCAGAACAGATCTGGGACCATACCAACTCTATGCAGCAGTGATATTCAATGTGGGACTGACACTAACAGGCTTGCTCATGCTCTATTTCACATTGTATTTGCTACGGCGGATTACAGAGCCAGCAATGAAAATAGCCCTCAGCATTTTCGTGATTTCATGCATATTTCTCACTGCAATCGGCATTTTTTCCGAGAATTTCAGTCCAACGCATTACATCGTTTCTGTGGGCTTCTTCCTCACATTTCCATTCGCTATGTGGGCGTTAGGACTAGGCTGGCTCCGATTCCCCAAAAAGAGACTCTTCGCAGTCATATCATTGCTTCTGCCATTCGTCTCGCTTTACATGTGGAGTCAGCCATGGGATGGTGTGGCAATACCAGAGATTGTAACAGCTTTGTCTGCCATAATCTGGATTTGGATAATCGACTGGCTGCATGTTTCTGGTTCATTATCTGAATTTGACAAAAAAAGTTGA
- a CDS encoding FAD-binding protein yields the protein MTEYNKITDAEVKKLESICGEEYVTDSEPLRYSYMAKGIMGLEAELPEVIVRPGNVEEVAGILQVANDNLSPVTPAAGGLSGGFALPAIEPGGILMDMARMNRLEVDPENRVMVVEPGVKCGDAWRIFKKKWPEWAPPIPDGAPPGATILGDAIERGFSLVTARYGPQADMIMGLEVVLPDGQIFRTGSWALDGAKAYYRWGIGPNPDGLFLGSQGSMGIVTKAAVKIVPHPHHKTIVAYGGDSWDHIVEPVWEIAKHEMGISDNTVMVQGGNWPLVMTRWPKGNIPQDYKFYDKIGIDEYWMNTEIWAHSEEELNFTLERIDEIYKDYELRENTKCPKQDLHPKQIASRLKKPNLIAVPYGLYQAGFLFITWYVPWLEAPRMMEEYCAKMEEYGFPPTMWVASIDHARQAIVMPILCFDSTEEGIYDKIRQFNLETTKSFLKQGWINYRPDPFVHAPETFSKAKDYYKMLVKFRKVLDPNLILHPGRLAIPWGTVTDLPNPLEE from the coding sequence ATGACTGAATACAACAAAATAACTGATGCCGAAGTTAAGAAGTTGGAATCCATATGCGGTGAGGAATATGTCACAGATAGCGAACCGTTGCGCTACAGTTACATGGCAAAGGGAATCATGGGTTTGGAAGCAGAACTTCCCGAAGTAATTGTCCGACCAGGTAACGTCGAAGAAGTTGCTGGTATTCTACAAGTGGCCAATGATAACCTGAGTCCAGTAACACCTGCAGCAGGTGGTTTGAGTGGTGGGTTCGCCCTTCCAGCAATTGAACCTGGAGGGATCTTGATGGATATGGCTCGCATGAATCGCCTGGAAGTTGACCCGGAAAACCGCGTCATGGTGGTTGAACCTGGTGTCAAATGTGGTGATGCATGGAGGATATTCAAAAAGAAATGGCCCGAATGGGCACCACCCATTCCAGATGGAGCACCACCGGGTGCAACCATTTTGGGTGACGCCATTGAACGAGGTTTCTCTCTCGTTACTGCTAGATATGGTCCACAGGCCGATATGATCATGGGCCTCGAGGTCGTCCTACCTGATGGTCAAATTTTCAGAACAGGCTCTTGGGCTCTTGATGGAGCGAAAGCCTACTACAGGTGGGGGATTGGACCAAACCCTGATGGTCTGTTCCTTGGCTCACAGGGCTCAATGGGAATCGTTACCAAGGCTGCTGTAAAGATTGTTCCACATCCTCATCATAAGACAATTGTAGCTTATGGTGGTGATAGCTGGGATCACATTGTAGAGCCAGTATGGGAGATAGCTAAACATGAGATGGGTATCTCCGACAATACCGTTATGGTACAAGGTGGTAACTGGCCGCTTGTGATGACAAGGTGGCCAAAGGGGAACATTCCACAGGATTACAAGTTTTATGACAAGATTGGCATTGACGAATACTGGATGAATACCGAAATCTGGGCTCATTCTGAAGAGGAGCTCAACTTCACCTTGGAACGGATTGATGAAATCTACAAGGATTACGAGCTCAGAGAGAACACTAAATGCCCAAAGCAGGACTTGCATCCGAAACAGATTGCGTCTCGGTTGAAAAAACCAAATCTGATAGCAGTACCATATGGTCTCTATCAGGCTGGCTTCTTGTTCATCACGTGGTATGTCCCATGGTTGGAAGCTCCCCGAATGATGGAGGAGTATTGTGCGAAAATGGAAGAATATGGTTTCCCACCAACAATGTGGGTGGCCTCCATAGATCATGCCAGACAAGCAATCGTCATGCCAATTCTCTGCTTTGATAGCACCGAGGAAGGCATCTATGACAAAATACGGCAGTTCAATCTTGAGACGACGAAGAGCTTTCTGAAACAGGGCTGGATCAATTATAGACCTGATCCGTTTGTCCATGCCCCAGAGACCTTCAGCAAAGCGAAGGACTACTACAAGATGCTGGTGAAGTTCCGTAAGGTCCTGGATCCGAATCTGATTCTACATCCGGGTCGCCTAGCTATACCGTGGGGAACTGTAACTGACCTGCCGAATCCTTTGGAGGAATGA
- a CDS encoding aminotransferase class III-fold pyridoxal phosphate-dependent enzyme: MSDESDKNIPEMLTDLPGEKSAEFVEMAEKYIPKGLYTVTPAFISESRGATIKDLDGNRYIDFATGIASLNVGHRPPKVMEAIREQLDKYLHACYHVTPYAPYVEMAKQLVELAPGDFSKKAIFLNSGAEAVENAIKIAINYTQRPRIIAFGYAFHGRTRLAMGLTASVQPYKKGFGVLDRNIYRTPYAYCYRCPFGREYPDCGLQCLKFLEDNLELHVSPDQIAAMVVEPIQGEGGFIVPPEGFLSGLRRICDEHNIVMIADEIQSGLGRAGKMFAMDHFDVVPDVITLAKTLGGGLPLSAVISKTDIVESVHAGGLGTTFGGNPVSLVAGMETVKIAQGSLDHANEMGEVMQKRFDEWYDEYEFIGDTRGLGMMRAIELVKDRNSKEPAKDLRSKILAECHKNGLIVIGAGPHKNVIRFLPAINIDEGILNKGLDIVEAALQEAS; the protein is encoded by the coding sequence TTGTCTGATGAGTCTGACAAGAATATCCCCGAAATGCTAACTGATTTACCCGGCGAAAAATCAGCCGAGTTCGTTGAAATGGCTGAGAAATACATCCCAAAGGGATTGTATACGGTCACTCCCGCATTCATTTCTGAGAGTAGAGGAGCAACTATAAAGGATCTAGATGGCAACCGCTACATAGATTTCGCAACTGGAATTGCCTCTCTCAATGTTGGTCATAGGCCTCCTAAGGTAATGGAAGCAATCCGAGAACAACTGGATAAGTATCTGCATGCTTGTTACCATGTAACACCATATGCTCCCTATGTCGAGATGGCGAAGCAATTGGTTGAGCTAGCCCCAGGTGATTTCAGCAAGAAAGCTATCTTTCTGAATAGTGGTGCTGAGGCGGTTGAAAATGCGATCAAAATAGCTATCAATTATACTCAACGTCCACGGATTATAGCATTTGGCTACGCATTTCATGGAAGGACCCGACTCGCAATGGGACTGACGGCCAGCGTCCAACCATACAAGAAAGGTTTTGGAGTCCTCGATCGAAACATCTACAGAACGCCCTATGCATATTGCTACAGATGCCCGTTTGGACGTGAATATCCTGATTGTGGTCTTCAATGTTTGAAATTCCTCGAGGACAATTTGGAACTCCACGTTTCACCAGATCAAATTGCTGCAATGGTTGTTGAGCCTATTCAGGGAGAGGGCGGTTTCATCGTCCCACCAGAAGGATTCCTAAGCGGTCTTAGACGCATATGCGACGAACATAATATCGTCATGATCGCTGACGAAATACAGTCCGGTTTGGGACGTGCAGGGAAAATGTTTGCGATGGATCACTTCGATGTTGTACCCGATGTAATCACGCTCGCAAAAACCCTTGGTGGTGGACTTCCACTCTCTGCAGTAATCAGCAAGACAGACATTGTGGAGTCGGTTCATGCAGGTGGTTTAGGAACTACCTTCGGCGGCAACCCAGTCAGCTTGGTAGCTGGAATGGAAACGGTCAAAATTGCGCAAGGGAGCCTTGACCATGCTAACGAGATGGGGGAAGTCATGCAGAAGCGATTCGATGAGTGGTATGACGAATACGAGTTCATAGGGGATACCAGAGGACTTGGAATGATGAGAGCCATTGAGCTTGTTAAGGATAGGAACTCAAAAGAGCCCGCAAAAGACCTGCGAAGTAAGATTCTTGCTGAGTGTCACAAAAATGGACTCATTGTCATCGGGGCCGGACCACACAAGAATGTTATTCGGTTCCTTCCAGCAATCAACATTGATGAAGGCATCCT